From a region of the Agrobacterium larrymoorei genome:
- a CDS encoding GNAT family N-acetyltransferase produces the protein MDHSGDKRRSSVQQGVQVPQEDAASLVYQAFHLDCRGTVEVRRQGPSLFATDMDGKKAEFRLVGAPAHPGIEIVLTSDSEDRSRLASAVFEYLFSSKPSPSSLELSGAGWSKVSAQLAEDGVAFTHENASGRLLLFADMFWQTSKLWTQPNKCIFPRRETFDGKVSHPLRPRKPQGTVYARYIPWLHGVLSLDAATFDDLPNIHRWMNDPRVNEFWNEAGDMEKHRQYLDIMFADPHILPLIGRFNGKAFSYFEIYWAKEDVVGTFCDAANYDRGCHVIVGEEEYRGQRWFTAWLPSLIHYAFLDDPRTEHLLQEPSVLHHRQLRNLQRSGFSHLKSVDLPTKRAAIMSISRDRFFSDKLWQPDVDLSVF, from the coding sequence ATGGACCATTCCGGTGATAAACGCAGAAGCAGTGTTCAACAGGGCGTGCAAGTTCCCCAGGAAGATGCTGCTTCTCTCGTATATCAGGCTTTTCACTTGGATTGCCGAGGCACCGTTGAGGTGCGTCGGCAGGGACCTTCCCTTTTTGCCACCGACATGGATGGTAAAAAGGCAGAATTCCGCTTGGTTGGTGCGCCCGCTCACCCAGGTATTGAGATTGTTCTTACTTCAGATTCTGAAGATAGATCACGGCTGGCGAGCGCGGTCTTTGAATATCTGTTCTCCAGCAAGCCATCGCCGTCCTCGTTGGAGCTAAGCGGCGCGGGTTGGAGCAAAGTTAGCGCACAACTCGCGGAAGATGGCGTCGCTTTTACTCACGAAAACGCCTCCGGGCGGCTCCTCTTATTTGCTGACATGTTCTGGCAAACTTCAAAACTGTGGACGCAGCCCAACAAATGCATATTTCCTCGCCGGGAAACGTTCGATGGAAAAGTCTCTCATCCGTTAAGGCCACGTAAGCCACAAGGCACCGTGTATGCGCGGTATATTCCTTGGCTACATGGTGTTTTATCGCTTGATGCTGCGACATTCGACGATTTGCCCAACATTCACCGGTGGATGAACGACCCTCGTGTTAACGAGTTCTGGAATGAAGCTGGAGATATGGAGAAACATCGACAGTACCTCGACATCATGTTCGCGGATCCGCATATTCTTCCTCTCATTGGCCGGTTCAACGGCAAGGCGTTTTCTTATTTTGAGATATATTGGGCCAAAGAGGATGTCGTTGGTACCTTCTGCGACGCTGCTAACTATGACCGGGGATGTCATGTCATCGTCGGAGAAGAGGAGTATCGCGGGCAGCGATGGTTCACAGCCTGGCTGCCCTCGCTAATACATTACGCGTTTCTAGATGACCCCCGAACTGAACACCTTTTGCAGGAGCCCAGTGTCCTGCACCACCGTCAACTCAGGAATTTGCAACGATCAGGCTTCTCGCATTTAAAGAGTGTAGACCTGCCGACGAAGCGAGCGGCCATAATGTCAATTAGCCGCGACCGCTTTTTCTCGGATAAACTCTGGCAGCCTGATGTTGATCTAAGCGTCTTTTGA
- a CDS encoding helix-turn-helix transcriptional regulator — translation MFYEVWNGGAWMGTNPTWINANLNRKGIRFMEVIRPLKFGALSQPDAESRLVCRTILFDMLGEATIAVEEGDLSGVTGLLWKHVDMSLATLYLPKAPLRLTARGVETPDVVILRATDGPMVIHHRQRVFELKPREVILLPADTFSEISMPSGGRLDFAHLPHPAISRLKRSIDSVLLQIFPEDCLPLQLLTNYAGYLLRQEHQDKQHASMMVDHFYGLIPVLAQHVTQTVPAGLPLNRMESIKALIENSLADSSFSIADVAKAEGVTPRAIQKLFSRSGTTFSRYVLDRRLVLAKSLILASTMTKPISQIVYSVGFNDLSYFNRTFRSRYGIRPTDLRRMTAQN, via the coding sequence ATGTTTTATGAGGTATGGAATGGTGGGGCTTGGATGGGAACGAACCCGACTTGGATAAACGCGAACCTCAACAGAAAAGGTATTCGTTTCATGGAAGTGATACGCCCGTTGAAATTCGGAGCCCTTTCGCAACCGGATGCAGAAAGCAGGCTGGTCTGCAGAACAATCCTGTTCGACATGCTGGGTGAAGCGACAATTGCGGTTGAAGAGGGCGATCTTTCGGGTGTTACCGGACTTTTGTGGAAACACGTCGATATGTCGCTCGCTACGCTCTATCTGCCGAAAGCGCCTTTACGCCTGACCGCAAGAGGCGTGGAAACGCCGGATGTGGTAATATTGCGCGCGACCGATGGCCCAATGGTCATACATCACCGCCAACGCGTCTTCGAACTCAAGCCTCGCGAGGTCATCCTGCTTCCTGCCGATACATTCTCGGAAATAAGCATGCCGAGTGGAGGACGGCTGGATTTTGCCCACCTCCCTCACCCGGCAATTTCGCGATTGAAAAGATCGATAGACAGTGTGCTGCTTCAGATTTTTCCTGAGGACTGCCTGCCGTTGCAACTTCTGACGAATTATGCGGGCTATCTTTTACGTCAAGAACATCAGGACAAGCAGCACGCAAGCATGATGGTCGATCACTTTTACGGTCTGATCCCGGTGTTGGCACAGCACGTCACGCAGACCGTGCCGGCTGGGTTACCCTTGAACCGGATGGAGTCCATTAAAGCTCTGATCGAGAACAGCCTCGCCGATAGCAGTTTTTCCATCGCTGACGTGGCGAAGGCCGAAGGCGTTACTCCTCGAGCGATTCAGAAACTCTTCAGCCGGTCGGGAACAACGTTTTCCCGATATGTCCTGGACCGGCGGCTGGTTCTTGCAAAGAGCCTGATACTCGCCAGTACAATGACTAAACCCATAAGCCAGATAGTTTATAGTGTAGGCTTCAACGATCTTTCCTATTTCAATCGCACGTTCCGTAGTCGCTACGGTATTCGTCCGACGGATTTGCGCCGGATGACTGCGCAAAATTAG
- a CDS encoding IucA/IucC family protein, with protein sequence MRVPSETLFQPAFDPALWKETSRRLLAKVIEEFAYERVFPVKQETQGHYRIEFADASYSFKARRYVFDNLSVEPGSIVKHAEGISSPVHDPLAFCAEILPEIGVKPMTVAHFIRELGNTLVADAHIAARATKTGAELAELDDIRMEGETTGHPWVTVSKGRIGLGYSDYLAFTPENRAATKIVWIAVSRDRASFVSEEGLTNESLATEALGKDQYALFVSKLEKAGASQDSHHMMPVHPWQWDHMIITHFAGDIASGNIIFLGEGEDHYLPQQSVRTMSNVSQPEKSTLKLCMTILNTAVYRGIPGKRALTAAPFTTWLDKLLERDQFLSKDCGLVLLGERAGMHYAHPQFSKVAGAPYQFNEMLGCLWRDSLAGHLTQDEIGLPLAAFMHYGSDGKPVVQALTEKAGVSVENWMARFFDVVIPPVYHLLARHGLAFSAHGQNATLILKNGMPERLALRDFIDDVIVCDLNFPETDSLPKEVQDVLLRLPPDFLIHFIQTTLFICVFRYMSVLLNKRSGLSEDVFWKLATEAVQRYQAKFPDMTDRFTTFDLFGDEYPRLCLNRVRLFTHGYADDDERPVPDFQGTVDNPLVHFNRKQSAA encoded by the coding sequence ATGCGCGTGCCATCTGAAACACTTTTTCAGCCCGCCTTCGATCCGGCTCTCTGGAAGGAAACATCTCGTCGTCTGCTAGCAAAGGTTATCGAAGAGTTCGCTTATGAGCGCGTTTTTCCGGTAAAGCAGGAAACACAGGGACATTATCGTATCGAGTTTGCTGATGCATCCTATAGCTTCAAGGCGAGGCGATACGTTTTCGATAATCTTTCGGTCGAACCCGGCAGCATAGTCAAGCACGCGGAAGGTATCAGCAGCCCCGTTCATGATCCGCTTGCATTCTGCGCAGAAATATTACCGGAGATCGGTGTAAAGCCGATGACCGTCGCGCACTTCATCCGCGAACTCGGCAACACTCTCGTCGCAGATGCCCACATCGCTGCGAGAGCGACCAAGACCGGGGCCGAGCTTGCTGAACTCGATGACATCCGCATGGAAGGCGAGACGACTGGCCATCCTTGGGTAACGGTGAGCAAGGGACGGATTGGGCTTGGATATTCTGATTATCTGGCTTTCACTCCCGAAAATCGCGCAGCCACCAAAATCGTCTGGATCGCCGTAAGCCGGGACCGTGCTTCTTTTGTTTCTGAGGAAGGACTAACGAACGAAAGTCTTGCTACCGAGGCCCTTGGAAAAGACCAGTACGCATTATTCGTTTCCAAGCTGGAGAAGGCAGGAGCTTCTCAGGACAGTCATCACATGATGCCCGTTCATCCCTGGCAATGGGATCATATGATCATCACCCATTTTGCTGGCGATATTGCGTCCGGAAACATCATCTTTCTAGGTGAGGGTGAGGATCATTATCTGCCTCAGCAATCAGTGCGGACGATGTCGAATGTCAGCCAACCGGAGAAGTCCACACTGAAGCTGTGCATGACAATCCTCAATACGGCTGTCTACCGCGGCATTCCCGGCAAAAGGGCGCTTACCGCCGCACCCTTCACAACTTGGCTGGATAAGCTTCTGGAGCGGGATCAGTTTCTCTCCAAGGATTGCGGCCTCGTTTTGTTGGGAGAGCGTGCAGGCATGCATTATGCACACCCACAATTTTCGAAGGTTGCCGGTGCGCCCTATCAGTTCAACGAAATGCTGGGGTGCCTCTGGCGGGATAGCCTTGCCGGACATCTCACGCAGGATGAAATCGGCCTGCCATTGGCCGCATTCATGCATTACGGCAGCGATGGGAAACCGGTCGTTCAAGCCTTGACGGAGAAGGCTGGCGTCAGTGTCGAAAACTGGATGGCGCGGTTCTTCGACGTGGTCATTCCGCCCGTTTACCACCTGCTTGCACGGCACGGGCTTGCCTTTTCTGCACATGGACAAAACGCTACGCTTATCTTGAAAAACGGCATGCCGGAGCGTCTCGCTTTACGCGACTTTATCGATGACGTGATCGTCTGCGATCTGAATTTCCCAGAAACCGACAGTCTTCCGAAAGAAGTCCAGGACGTTCTCTTGCGCCTTCCACCGGATTTCCTGATCCACTTCATCCAGACGACATTGTTCATCTGCGTTTTCCGTTACATGTCGGTTCTTCTCAACAAGCGATCAGGCCTTTCGGAGGACGTATTCTGGAAGCTGGCAACAGAAGCCGTCCAGCGCTATCAGGCCAAATTCCCTGATATGACAGATCGTTTCACCACCTTCGATCTATTCGGTGACGAGTACCCACGACTTTGCCTGAACCGGGTGCGGCTGTTTACTCACGGTTATGCTGATGATGACGAACGCCCGGTTCCGGATTTCCAAGGTACGGTCGACAACCCTCTGGTTCACTTCAATAGGAAGCAAAGCGCAGCCTGA
- a CDS encoding type II toxin-antitoxin system ParD family antitoxin — MASIALNDHYEAFIRKQLESGRYNNASEVVRAGLRLLEDQDAARERWLNHDIPARYAELKADPSKGVPLDDAFARIEAEHKANMAKVR, encoded by the coding sequence ATGGCTAGTATTGCACTTAACGATCACTATGAGGCTTTCATTCGAAAGCAGCTTGAATCTGGTCGCTACAATAATGCGAGCGAGGTTGTTCGCGCGGGTCTTCGTTTGCTTGAAGATCAGGACGCGGCTCGCGAACGCTGGCTCAACCATGACATTCCGGCACGTTATGCCGAATTGAAGGCTGATCCTTCCAAGGGTGTGCCGTTAGACGATGCGTTTGCGCGTATAGAAGCCGAGCATAAAGCTAATATGGCAAAAGTCCGCTAG
- a CDS encoding TonB-dependent receptor, with product MNGRWNFGVSFLALAVAMGVNDARAQDTAQNAPSENGSTVLETIVVTGGRSPQQISDTAKTIYVVEAEEIQQQASAGKSLQQILGDTIPSFDPVSVGARTSYGQNLRGRTALVLIDGISMNSARGLSRQFDSIDPFNIARVEVLSGATAIYGGNATGGIINIITKKGKDAELGMHSEVTVGAESGFSGSQDFDRNAKAAVTYNAENWDARLSIAGNRSGALYDGSGEMVMPDIVQSSNAFNKRLDVMGSVGFQIDDTRRLEVSAQLYDSKQNPDYGLFYGVNLAGLGNPSLLEPRSGYSSDFNPRTQRAMFDIAYKDEDFLNQELLIQAAVRREEIQFNPFPASTYFWASSQDTNYYTFKAALVAEPTDALKITYGIDADHDSFSSHQNIFDFSRALSSGGLNFDTVGITGLYPDIDVTTVAGFAEASYEATDRLTLNGGLRYQFVHTEVSDYVGTAQQVAILNGTLTSADAIPGGSVNYDDLLLNAGANYEVSNHQQVYANFSQGFELPDPAKYYGVGTYSGGTLLNSVNVAESALQAIKTNSFEIGYRFDDGTYSLETAAFYSLSDKSIVLNKTTLAVDVVDEDKRVYGIEGKVGAKLDHGFDVGVLGQWVKTEVKGNSGWETASIGNASVSKVGGYVGWANDELNVKLSGQHVFDLTDADNYKIDGYTLFDLTGGYKFDTANTTLNFGVLNLFDTDYTTVWGSRAKALYAGQVPSAAVADALFDYKGRGRTFAISLTKVF from the coding sequence ATGAACGGCAGGTGGAATTTCGGCGTCAGCTTTTTGGCTCTCGCCGTCGCAATGGGCGTGAACGATGCAAGAGCGCAGGATACCGCGCAGAACGCACCGTCTGAAAATGGTTCCACAGTGCTGGAGACCATTGTCGTGACGGGTGGACGCTCTCCGCAGCAGATTTCCGATACTGCCAAGACGATCTATGTCGTTGAAGCGGAAGAAATTCAGCAGCAGGCAAGCGCCGGGAAATCCCTGCAGCAGATTTTGGGAGATACCATTCCAAGCTTCGATCCTGTTAGCGTCGGTGCAAGAACCTCTTACGGCCAGAACCTGCGCGGAAGAACAGCACTGGTGCTGATTGATGGCATATCCATGAACTCTGCCCGCGGACTGAGCCGCCAGTTCGATTCAATCGATCCCTTCAATATCGCTCGGGTCGAAGTTCTTTCCGGTGCGACCGCCATTTACGGCGGTAATGCGACAGGCGGTATCATCAATATCATCACTAAAAAAGGTAAGGACGCTGAGCTTGGCATGCACAGCGAGGTCACTGTAGGAGCCGAAAGCGGATTTTCCGGCAGCCAGGATTTTGACCGCAATGCGAAAGCTGCAGTGACCTATAATGCGGAGAATTGGGACGCCCGTCTTTCCATAGCAGGTAATCGCAGCGGTGCGCTCTATGATGGTAGTGGCGAGATGGTCATGCCGGACATCGTGCAGTCTTCCAATGCATTCAATAAGAGGTTGGATGTCATGGGATCGGTCGGTTTTCAAATCGACGATACTCGTCGTCTTGAGGTTTCGGCCCAATTATATGACAGCAAGCAGAATCCAGACTATGGACTGTTCTATGGTGTAAACCTTGCTGGGCTTGGAAATCCGAGCTTGCTGGAGCCGCGGAGTGGATACAGCTCGGATTTCAATCCTAGAACCCAGCGCGCGATGTTCGACATCGCGTATAAGGACGAGGACTTCTTGAATCAGGAACTGCTCATCCAGGCAGCCGTGCGTCGTGAGGAGATTCAATTTAATCCTTTCCCTGCTTCGACATATTTCTGGGCGAGTTCTCAGGACACGAATTACTATACCTTCAAAGCAGCTTTGGTTGCAGAGCCGACCGACGCGCTCAAAATTACCTACGGTATCGATGCCGATCACGACTCGTTCTCCTCTCACCAGAATATTTTTGATTTCAGCCGAGCGCTGTCTTCCGGTGGTCTGAATTTCGATACGGTTGGTATAACAGGTCTATACCCCGACATTGACGTGACGACTGTAGCCGGTTTTGCCGAAGCTTCCTATGAGGCGACAGACAGGCTGACGCTAAACGGAGGGCTGCGATATCAGTTTGTTCATACAGAGGTGTCTGACTATGTTGGGACAGCGCAGCAGGTCGCGATTTTGAATGGCACGCTGACTTCAGCTGACGCGATCCCAGGGGGAAGCGTAAATTACGACGATCTTTTGCTGAATGCAGGCGCCAATTACGAAGTCAGCAATCATCAACAGGTATATGCGAACTTCAGCCAAGGCTTTGAATTGCCGGACCCCGCCAAGTATTACGGTGTCGGCACGTACTCCGGTGGCACGTTGCTTAACAGCGTGAACGTCGCGGAGTCGGCCCTCCAAGCCATCAAGACAAACTCGTTCGAAATCGGTTATCGCTTCGATGATGGCACCTATAGTTTAGAAACAGCGGCATTTTATTCACTTTCAGACAAGTCCATTGTTCTCAACAAAACAACATTGGCTGTTGATGTAGTTGATGAAGACAAGCGTGTTTACGGTATTGAAGGAAAGGTCGGAGCCAAGTTAGACCATGGCTTCGATGTCGGTGTGTTGGGGCAGTGGGTAAAGACCGAAGTCAAAGGAAACAGCGGCTGGGAAACGGCTTCAATCGGAAATGCTAGCGTCTCGAAAGTTGGTGGATATGTTGGTTGGGCAAATGATGAGCTGAACGTCAAACTGTCCGGACAGCATGTCTTCGATCTGACCGATGCCGACAATTACAAGATTGATGGGTACACATTATTTGACCTCACCGGCGGTTACAAATTCGATACCGCCAACACCACACTGAATTTCGGCGTTCTGAACCTGTTCGACACAGATTATACGACAGTTTGGGGCTCTCGAGCCAAGGCTCTATATGCCGGCCAAGTACCATCTGCGGCGGTCGCCGATGCCCTGTTTGATTACAAAGGCCGTGGACGTACGTTCGCCATTTCCCTTACGAAGGTCTTTTGA
- a CDS encoding tyrosine-type recombinase/integrase — MPADPLRLPGTSHRRGGLTWHCSASLKGRQYRTSTKETGLEQAKSFAEDWYLGLRGKLAAGLIKTETTFAEAAKKFEQEYAIITEGERSPKWVEGHSIRLRLHLIPFFGKMGLSEINAGTVQDYRVERISTAKNGKAPSRSTLHDEVGTLREVLKTAIRHKWLSHLPDLSPPYKTQGKISHRPWFSPAEYKQLYEATRLNAKELKNPYFGWEAEQLHDFVLFMGNTGLRPDEAKQLQHRDVSIVVYPDTRERILEIEVRGKRGIGWCKSKPGAVKPYERLRDRLKPARKGKGAGVEEIKVSQPAATDLLFPGNYLKMFNNLLDDQNLKLDRDGKPRTAYSLRHTYICIRLMEGADVYAIAKNRRTSVEMIEKFYAAHIKTTLDASVINSRKAKRARKVPRAAAAPPFHDNRGPAAR; from the coding sequence TTGCCAGCAGATCCTTTACGATTGCCAGGAACGTCTCACCGGCGCGGGGGTCTGACATGGCATTGCTCCGCCTCTCTCAAAGGCCGCCAGTATCGCACCAGTACCAAGGAAACGGGGCTTGAACAGGCCAAGTCTTTTGCCGAGGATTGGTATCTCGGTTTGCGCGGCAAGCTGGCGGCGGGTCTCATCAAGACCGAAACGACCTTTGCCGAAGCTGCCAAGAAGTTCGAACAGGAATACGCCATCATCACCGAAGGTGAGCGCAGCCCCAAATGGGTGGAAGGGCACAGTATCCGCTTGCGCCTTCACCTCATTCCATTCTTCGGAAAGATGGGGCTTTCGGAGATCAATGCCGGAACCGTTCAGGATTATCGGGTCGAGCGCATCTCGACGGCCAAGAATGGCAAAGCGCCGTCGCGCAGCACGTTGCATGACGAGGTTGGAACCTTACGGGAGGTCTTGAAGACAGCGATCCGTCACAAGTGGCTATCGCATTTGCCTGACCTTTCGCCCCCCTACAAGACCCAAGGCAAGATCAGCCATCGACCGTGGTTCAGCCCTGCCGAATACAAGCAGCTTTACGAAGCGACCCGCCTCAATGCCAAGGAGCTGAAGAACCCGTACTTTGGTTGGGAAGCTGAGCAGCTTCATGACTTCGTGCTGTTTATGGGAAATACGGGCCTGCGGCCTGATGAAGCGAAGCAGTTGCAGCATCGTGACGTGTCGATTGTTGTTTATCCCGATACGCGGGAACGCATTTTGGAAATCGAAGTGCGCGGCAAGCGCGGGATTGGCTGGTGCAAATCTAAGCCGGGTGCGGTCAAGCCTTATGAGCGTTTGCGGGATCGCTTGAAGCCCGCTCGAAAAGGGAAGGGGGCGGGGGTTGAAGAGATTAAGGTCAGTCAGCCTGCCGCGACCGATCTCTTATTCCCCGGTAATTATCTCAAGATGTTTAATAACCTTCTTGATGATCAAAATCTCAAGCTGGATCGTGATGGCAAACCTCGGACAGCCTACAGTCTTCGTCATACCTATATCTGCATTCGTCTCATGGAAGGTGCTGATGTTTATGCGATTGCCAAAAATCGCCGAACCAGCGTCGAAATGATTGAAAAATTCTACGCCGCTCACATCAAGACGACACTTGATGCGTCGGTTATCAATTCCCGCAAGGCCAAGCGGGCACGGAAGGTGCCAAGGGCGGCGGCAGCGCCGCCCTTCCACGACAACCGAGGCCCTGCGGCCCGGTAA